From Streptomyces sp. NBC_00683, one genomic window encodes:
- a CDS encoding glycoside hydrolase family 13 protein, translated as MSQPLSPVAGESRSRPQGPASGTRDGAWWRHAVIYQIYPRSFADADGDGMGDLAGIRARLPHLVDLGVDAVWLSPWYVSPQADAGYDVADYCDIDPVFGTLAEAEQLIAEARQAGIRTIVDLVPNHCSDQHPWFRAAVAAGPGSTERDAFHFRPGRGAHGELPPNDWPSNFGGPAWTRVTGPDGTPEEWYLHMFAPGQPDWNWENPRVATQFDDILVFWLERGVAGFRIDVADNLVKAAGLPDLVDYSGESPQPWADQDGVHAIYRRWRSVLEEHSRPGDEKVFVGELWSDRPERFARYLRADELHTGFNFDFLKVPWQAPAMREVIDATLEAHGPVGAPATWVLSNHDTTRHVTRYGRADTGYGFDRAARHGSPVDLEAGWRRARAGALLTLALPGSTYIYQGDELGLWEVEDIPAELLQDPAVAGTGGADPGRDGCRVPLPWSGGTAPFGFSPDGSANEPWLPQPASWAALTVAAQAADPGSALVLYRTALALRKQLPAFGDGPLDWWPEGGRAQDGVLAFTRGADGKLACIVNQSGQGIRLPDATEVLLASGPLGDGAVLPPDTAVWLRRE; from the coding sequence ATGTCCCAGCCCCTGAGTCCTGTCGCCGGCGAGAGCCGGAGCCGTCCGCAAGGCCCGGCGTCCGGCACACGGGACGGCGCGTGGTGGCGCCATGCCGTGATCTACCAGATCTACCCGCGCAGTTTCGCCGACGCCGACGGGGACGGGATGGGTGACCTGGCAGGTATCCGTGCCCGGCTTCCGCACCTGGTCGACCTGGGGGTCGACGCCGTCTGGCTCAGCCCCTGGTACGTCTCCCCGCAGGCCGACGCAGGGTACGACGTCGCCGACTACTGCGACATCGACCCCGTGTTCGGGACACTCGCCGAAGCGGAGCAGTTGATCGCCGAGGCCCGGCAGGCGGGCATCCGCACGATCGTCGACCTGGTGCCGAACCACTGCTCGGACCAACACCCCTGGTTCCGGGCGGCCGTGGCGGCGGGGCCCGGCTCCACGGAGCGTGACGCGTTCCATTTCCGGCCCGGTCGCGGGGCTCACGGGGAACTTCCGCCGAACGACTGGCCGTCGAACTTCGGCGGGCCCGCCTGGACCAGGGTGACGGGACCGGACGGGACGCCGGAGGAGTGGTACCTCCACATGTTCGCGCCCGGCCAGCCGGACTGGAACTGGGAGAACCCGCGCGTCGCCACGCAGTTCGACGACATTCTGGTGTTCTGGCTGGAGCGGGGCGTCGCGGGCTTCCGCATCGACGTCGCCGACAACCTCGTCAAGGCCGCCGGGCTGCCCGACCTGGTCGACTACTCGGGCGAGAGCCCCCAGCCCTGGGCGGATCAGGACGGCGTCCACGCGATCTACCGACGCTGGAGGTCCGTCCTGGAGGAGCACTCCCGGCCGGGCGACGAGAAGGTGTTCGTCGGTGAGCTGTGGAGCGACCGTCCGGAGCGGTTCGCCCGCTACCTGCGCGCCGACGAACTCCATACCGGCTTCAATTTCGACTTCCTGAAGGTGCCGTGGCAGGCACCGGCGATGCGCGAGGTCATCGACGCGACCCTGGAGGCACACGGCCCGGTCGGCGCGCCCGCCACCTGGGTGCTGTCCAACCACGACACCACCCGGCACGTCACCCGCTACGGCAGGGCCGACACCGGCTACGGCTTCGACCGGGCCGCCCGCCACGGCAGTCCCGTGGACCTGGAGGCGGGGTGGCGCCGGGCACGCGCCGGTGCCCTGCTGACCCTCGCCCTGCCCGGCAGCACGTACATCTACCAAGGCGACGAACTCGGCCTGTGGGAGGTCGAGGACATCCCGGCGGAGCTGCTGCAGGACCCGGCGGTCGCCGGCACCGGCGGGGCGGATCCGGGGCGCGACGGGTGCCGGGTCCCGCTGCCCTGGTCGGGAGGTACGGCACCCTTCGGCTTCAGCCCGGACGGCTCGGCGAACGAGCCGTGGCTGCCGCAGCCCGCGTCCTGGGCGGCCCTGACCGTCGCCGCGCAGGCCGCCGATCCCGGCTCCGCACTCGTCCTCTACCGGACGGCGCTGGCGTTGCGGAAGCAGCTCCCCGCGTTCGGCGACGGGCCCCTTGACTGGTGGCCCGAAGGCGGCCGTGCGCAGGACGGCGTCCTCGCGTTCACCCGGGGCGCCGACGGGAAGCTCGCCTGCATCGTCAACCAGTCCGGGCAGGGCATTCGCCTGCCGGATGCCACTGAGGTGCTGCTGGCCAGCGGCCCTCTCGGCGACGGTGCCGTCCTGCCCCCGGACACAGCAGTCTGGCTCCGGCGGGAATGA
- a CDS encoding formylglycine-generating enzyme family protein: MGPPGPFRPAAADRGTRGQVRVPGGTFAMGDAHGEGYPADGEGPVHDVRLDQFLIDATTVTNAAFAAFVKDTAYVTDAEHLGVSAVFHLTVRADKGDVLGRATGTPWWLIVRGASWRHPHGPLSSIGDRPNHPVVQVSWNDAQAYCGWAGKRLPTEAEWEYAARGGLAAGRFPWGDELTPRGRWMCNVWQGTFPTHNTAEDGHVATAPVKSFRPNGFGLWNMVGNVWEWCGDTFAADAYAARAGQAPVHDPRGPWHDTNRSAPRVMRGGSYLCHDSYCYRYRVAARSGNTADSAAANIGFRCANDAG, from the coding sequence ATGGGGCCCCCAGGCCCGTTCCGTCCCGCAGCGGCCGACCGCGGCACCCGCGGGCAGGTGCGTGTTCCCGGGGGGACCTTCGCGATGGGCGACGCCCACGGCGAGGGCTACCCCGCCGACGGGGAAGGGCCGGTCCACGACGTGCGGCTGGACCAGTTCCTGATCGACGCGACCACGGTCACCAACGCAGCGTTCGCCGCCTTCGTCAAGGACACCGCGTACGTCACCGATGCCGAACACCTCGGCGTCTCCGCGGTGTTCCACCTGACGGTGCGAGCCGACAAGGGCGACGTTCTCGGGCGGGCGACGGGCACACCGTGGTGGCTGATCGTGCGGGGGGCCTCCTGGCGCCACCCGCACGGCCCACTGTCGTCCATCGGGGACCGGCCGAACCACCCAGTGGTGCAGGTGAGTTGGAACGACGCACAGGCGTACTGCGGGTGGGCCGGGAAGCGGCTTCCCACGGAGGCCGAGTGGGAGTACGCCGCCCGCGGTGGGCTGGCGGCCGGCCGCTTTCCGTGGGGCGACGAACTCACCCCGCGCGGCCGGTGGATGTGCAACGTCTGGCAAGGCACGTTCCCCACCCACAACACCGCCGAGGACGGCCATGTCGCGACCGCGCCGGTGAAGTCCTTCCGTCCAAACGGCTTCGGTCTGTGGAACATGGTCGGCAACGTCTGGGAGTGGTGCGGCGACACCTTCGCGGCCGACGCCTACGCGGCACGGGCCGGGCAGGCTCCCGTGCACGACCCGCGGGGTCCCTGGCACGACACGAACCGGTCCGCTCCCCGCGTCATGCGGGGCGGCTCCTACCTGTGCCACGACTCGTACTGCTACCGCTACCGGGTCGCGGCACGGTCCGGCAACACCGCCGACTCGGCCGCGGCGAACATCGGTTTCCGCTGCGCCAACGACGCCGGCTGA
- a CDS encoding sulfatase-like hydrolase/transferase has protein sequence MPSRRQFLAGSAAALGMAALSATPAAAAGHTGGRRPNIVVLLADDLGYGDLGAYGQQLIHTPRLDQLAVEGTRFTQAYSAAAVCAPSRASLLTGLHGGHAPVRENPFGGPQGSLGDDDTTFAEVLRARGYRTACIGKWGFGPEEADQPSHPNRRGFEEFYGYITHGHAHEYFPDYLWHNGERVELPENAGDNKGTYVTDLIERHADAFITEHADEPFLLYLTPNLPHAPSDIPDTGEYADRPWGASDKGHATQVTRLDSLAGSVVDTLRRLGIDRHTLVLVTSDNGPHEEGGVNPDLFDANGPLKGYKRNLYEGGIRVPLIAWWPGTVGPAVTDRVTPLIDVLPTLAELADAPAPRDVDGLSAAALLTPGPGAAPLHDHLYWYRNDPGSTSRAKAVDKGRINVLAEAVRRDRWKAVRFAPARDRGVPDELWQFELYDLEADPGETTDVHAGNPEVSAELTALLRASWADAYHREGFGVRLTAPELVLPGEAFTATAVFTNASARAWTRPRLRLTVPDGWRVEPVSGRPADGLAPGSALETTWAITPPVEGIPAGTWSLRAEATARHGRHQVRYESRRAIATPPPAPTTDTYLSDIPWVAATNGWGPVERDTSNGKKPAGDGTPISFGGVTYTKGLGVHAHSEIVYHLGGNASRLTSVVGIDDFSARQSAAGGTSAEVWGDGVRLYESGLLTAAGGPRPVDVDVTGVRLLRLVVRNANDSTSFDHTSWAVAHVRVD, from the coding sequence GTGCCCAGCCGCCGACAGTTCCTCGCCGGATCGGCAGCCGCCCTCGGTATGGCCGCTCTGTCCGCCACCCCGGCAGCAGCCGCCGGCCACACGGGCGGCAGACGCCCGAACATAGTGGTGCTTCTGGCCGACGACCTCGGCTACGGCGACCTCGGAGCGTACGGCCAGCAACTGATCCACACCCCGCGTCTGGACCAACTGGCCGTGGAGGGGACCCGGTTCACCCAGGCGTACTCAGCGGCCGCTGTCTGCGCGCCGTCGCGGGCCTCGCTGCTGACCGGACTGCACGGTGGCCACGCACCGGTACGGGAGAACCCCTTCGGTGGTCCGCAGGGCTCGCTCGGGGACGACGACACGACCTTCGCCGAGGTGTTGCGGGCGCGCGGTTACCGTACGGCCTGCATCGGCAAGTGGGGCTTCGGGCCGGAGGAGGCCGATCAGCCCAGCCACCCCAACCGGCGCGGCTTCGAGGAGTTCTACGGATACATCACCCACGGGCACGCCCACGAGTACTTTCCCGACTACCTCTGGCACAACGGCGAGCGGGTCGAGCTGCCGGAGAACGCGGGCGACAACAAGGGCACGTACGTCACCGACCTGATCGAGCGGCACGCCGACGCGTTCATCACCGAGCACGCGGACGAACCGTTCCTGCTGTACCTGACCCCGAACCTTCCGCACGCGCCGAGCGACATCCCGGACACCGGAGAGTACGCCGACCGGCCGTGGGGCGCGTCCGACAAGGGCCACGCGACGCAGGTGACCCGGCTGGACTCACTCGCGGGCTCGGTCGTGGACACGTTGCGGCGCCTCGGAATCGACCGGCACACCCTGGTGCTCGTGACCAGCGACAACGGCCCCCACGAGGAAGGCGGTGTCAACCCGGACCTCTTCGACGCCAACGGGCCGCTCAAGGGCTACAAGCGCAACCTCTACGAGGGAGGCATACGGGTCCCGCTCATCGCGTGGTGGCCCGGCACCGTCGGTCCGGCCGTCACGGACCGCGTCACCCCGCTGATCGACGTGCTCCCGACCCTTGCCGAACTCGCCGACGCCCCGGCGCCGCGCGACGTGGACGGCCTCTCGGCAGCCGCCCTGCTCACCCCCGGGCCCGGCGCCGCGCCGCTGCACGACCACCTCTACTGGTACCGCAACGACCCCGGCTCGACCTCGCGGGCCAAGGCGGTCGACAAGGGCCGCATCAACGTCCTCGCCGAAGCGGTGCGCCGCGACCGGTGGAAGGCCGTCCGATTCGCGCCCGCCCGGGATCGGGGCGTCCCCGACGAGCTGTGGCAGTTCGAGCTCTACGACCTGGAAGCCGACCCGGGCGAGACCACGGACGTGCACGCCGGCAACCCCGAGGTCTCGGCGGAACTCACCGCACTGCTCCGGGCGTCCTGGGCGGACGCCTACCACCGCGAAGGGTTCGGCGTGCGGCTCACCGCTCCCGAACTCGTCCTCCCCGGTGAGGCGTTCACGGCGACCGCGGTGTTCACCAACGCCTCGGCCCGCGCCTGGACGCGCCCCCGGCTCAGGCTCACGGTCCCCGACGGCTGGCGGGTCGAGCCCGTCTCCGGCCGGCCTGCGGACGGCCTCGCCCCGGGCTCGGCCCTGGAGACCACCTGGGCGATCACCCCGCCGGTCGAGGGGATCCCGGCCGGAACCTGGTCACTGCGGGCCGAGGCCACCGCCCGTCACGGGCGGCACCAAGTCCGCTACGAATCCCGGCGCGCCATCGCCACACCGCCACCGGCACCCACCACCGACACCTACCTCAGTGACATCCCCTGGGTCGCGGCGACCAACGGCTGGGGACCGGTCGAGCGCGACACCAGCAACGGCAAGAAGCCGGCAGGCGACGGAACTCCGATCAGTTTCGGCGGAGTCACCTACACCAAGGGCCTCGGCGTCCACGCCCACTCGGAGATCGTCTACCACCTCGGCGGGAACGCCTCCCGGCTCACCTCGGTCGTGGGAATCGACGACTTCTCCGCCCGGCAGAGCGCAGCCGGCGGGACCAGTGCCGAAGTCTGGGGCGACGGCGTGCGGCTCTACGAAAGCGGCCTGCTCACAGCCGCAGGCGGTCCACGCCCCGTCGACGTGGACGTCACCGGCGTGAGGCTGCTCCGCCTGGTGGTGCGGAACGCCAACGACAGCACGTCCTTCGACCACACGTCGTGGGCCGTGGCCCACGTCCGCGTCGACTGA
- a CDS encoding protein kinase family protein — protein MDHPDPRHVARLAAYGSVSAHLSQLSDRRLGEVMAAATPVGSGIGGRTAELEVGGTPVFVKRVPLTDIETRPENLRSTANLFGLPLFYQYGLGSAGFGAWRELAVHAMTTDWVRGNEYEGFALMYHWRVLPDSPPQGFADDFGGIDGAVAHWEGSPAVRQRLEAIGRSSHSLVIFLEHVPQTLGAWLGDRSEGSPEGMDGSKHAWAEEALVRGAAFMSSRGLVHFDAHFDNVLTDGRLIYFADFGLALSSGFELSREEREFHSDHLTYDACYVAGHLLRHHLPEGVRGTVEHDAFLRNWLAGDKPVGVPPGIAAIIDRHAPAAVVLGRFHHRLLTVTKRTPYPAADIERATARPAGER, from the coding sequence ATGGACCACCCGGATCCGCGCCATGTCGCACGTCTGGCCGCGTACGGGTCCGTTTCCGCGCACTTGTCGCAGCTGAGCGACCGACGTCTCGGCGAAGTCATGGCGGCGGCAACCCCCGTGGGGTCCGGTATCGGAGGCAGGACTGCTGAGCTGGAGGTCGGCGGAACGCCAGTCTTCGTCAAGCGGGTTCCGCTGACGGACATCGAGACGAGGCCGGAGAACCTGCGGTCGACCGCGAACCTCTTCGGCCTGCCGCTGTTCTACCAGTACGGGCTCGGATCGGCCGGGTTCGGAGCCTGGCGCGAGCTGGCCGTACACGCGATGACCACCGACTGGGTACGTGGGAACGAGTATGAGGGCTTTGCGCTGATGTATCACTGGCGAGTCCTCCCGGACTCCCCTCCCCAGGGCTTCGCCGACGACTTCGGGGGCATCGACGGGGCAGTCGCGCACTGGGAGGGCTCGCCGGCCGTGCGTCAGCGGCTGGAGGCCATCGGCCGGTCCTCCCACAGCCTTGTGATCTTCCTCGAGCACGTGCCGCAGACGCTCGGCGCGTGGCTGGGTGACCGGAGCGAGGGCAGTCCGGAAGGAATGGACGGCTCGAAGCACGCGTGGGCGGAGGAAGCCCTGGTGCGCGGAGCCGCCTTCATGAGCTCCCGCGGGCTCGTCCACTTCGATGCCCATTTCGACAACGTCCTGACCGACGGCCGGTTGATCTACTTTGCGGACTTCGGTCTCGCCCTGAGTTCGGGGTTCGAACTCTCCCGGGAGGAGCGTGAATTCCACTCCGACCACCTCACGTACGACGCCTGCTACGTCGCCGGCCATCTGCTTCGCCACCATTTGCCCGAGGGCGTGCGGGGCACCGTGGAGCATGACGCGTTCCTTCGCAACTGGCTCGCGGGTGACAAGCCTGTGGGTGTCCCACCCGGGATCGCCGCGATCATCGACCGGCACGCCCCCGCTGCCGTCGTGCTGGGCAGGTTCCACCATCGTCTGCTCACCGTGACCAAGCGGACACCGTATCCGGCCGCCGACATCGAGCGTGCCACCGCCCGACCGGCAGGCGAGCGGTGA
- a CDS encoding helix-turn-helix domain-containing protein has translation MLETLGLSTSESQMYQFLVRSGRIRTDQMRQRLNLSHAQTVEATQGLVAKGLVTLTDERPAQVIPSPPDIAGEELLLLRMNQLRTARGVLDRLTKEYRKTASGPAALEEIAEIVPEESLALRYEQIQRNARKQVLRFDAPPYLVSEDLNAAELDQLTAGVAYRTVYDRLAVAESGALQEIKQYVDAGERARVLNQVPLKLVIVDRSAALVSLRAEEAQLPHVALLIHPGPLFEALLALFEMVWATALPLDPVSDQGPLTQPDAQMLTLLLSGLTDDAIARQLGMGKRTVNRRVHSLMDQAGVSSRMQLGWQAARLGWITDVDEPVTAR, from the coding sequence ATGCTGGAGACGCTGGGGCTGAGCACGAGCGAGTCGCAGATGTACCAATTTCTCGTCAGGTCGGGTCGCATCCGTACCGATCAGATGCGGCAGCGGCTCAACCTGAGCCATGCACAGACGGTAGAAGCGACACAGGGGCTCGTCGCCAAAGGGCTGGTGACCCTCACCGACGAGAGGCCCGCGCAGGTCATCCCCTCTCCGCCCGACATCGCCGGGGAAGAGCTCCTGCTGCTGCGGATGAACCAGCTACGAACGGCCCGGGGCGTCCTGGACCGGCTCACCAAGGAGTACCGGAAAACCGCCTCGGGCCCGGCTGCCCTGGAAGAGATAGCCGAGATCGTTCCCGAGGAGAGCCTGGCACTCAGGTACGAGCAGATCCAGCGCAATGCCCGTAAGCAGGTGCTGAGGTTCGACGCACCGCCGTACCTCGTGTCCGAGGACCTCAATGCGGCCGAACTCGACCAACTGACGGCCGGGGTCGCGTACCGGACGGTGTACGACCGGCTGGCGGTGGCCGAAAGCGGTGCGCTGCAGGAGATCAAACAGTACGTCGACGCCGGCGAGCGCGCCCGTGTACTCAACCAGGTCCCGCTCAAGCTGGTGATCGTCGACAGATCCGCGGCGCTGGTGTCGCTGCGGGCCGAGGAGGCACAGCTGCCGCACGTGGCCCTGCTGATCCACCCCGGGCCGCTCTTCGAAGCTCTGCTCGCTCTCTTCGAGATGGTGTGGGCGACCGCCCTGCCGCTGGATCCCGTCTCCGATCAGGGGCCCCTCACACAGCCCGACGCCCAGATGCTGACTCTCCTGCTCTCGGGACTCACCGATGACGCGATCGCACGCCAACTCGGCATGGGCAAGCGGACGGTGAACCGGCGGGTGCACAGCCTCATGGACCAGGCGGGCGTCTCCAGCCGGATGCAGCTGGGATGGCAGGCTGCCCGGCTGGGGTGGATCACGGATGTCGACGAACCGGTCACCGCGCGCTGA
- a CDS encoding arylsulfatase produces the protein MGTTNRTGVSRRSLLGGMAASVLTGLAAASSRPSAAAAEAPAETPAEALTGQNRRAPNILLILLDDLGRGELGSYGQQVIRTPVLDGLAAEGARFTQAYATPSCAPTRASLLTGLHTGHAPVKSNADAGEGLRAEDITVGEVLRDAGYTTGHIGKWGLGPDTGDNPSHPNRQGFDYFFGYINQTHAHDYWPTYLWRDGEKVRYPENKTADVTYATDLFTQEALDFIDRSRNDPFFLYLGYTTPHAPNEIPSDAPYSDEDWPQGERNHAAQITRVDAEIGRVLSRLDELGLRDDTLVLVASDNGPHKAGKNFEHVGSTLPHDPEFFDSNGSLRDIKFTVYEGGIRVPLIVRLPESLRAAGGIAPGSEVHDPVAVWDFLPTFAEAAGARTPPGLDGVSFVPALTGGEQPEHEYLYWEQEGKDQAVRFGNWKGVRLENRPVELYHLNQDVGERDDLAARHPALVRKVERLLAGAVRES, from the coding sequence ATGGGCACAACGAACCGGACCGGTGTCTCCAGACGGTCCCTGCTCGGCGGCATGGCCGCGTCGGTGCTGACCGGGCTGGCCGCGGCATCGTCGCGGCCGAGTGCTGCCGCCGCCGAGGCGCCCGCCGAGACGCCCGCCGAGGCGCTTACCGGGCAGAACCGCAGAGCGCCGAACATCCTGCTGATCCTGCTCGACGACCTCGGACGGGGCGAGCTGGGATCCTACGGTCAGCAGGTGATCCGCACGCCGGTGTTGGACGGCCTCGCCGCAGAGGGGGCGCGCTTCACCCAGGCGTACGCGACACCGTCCTGCGCCCCCACGCGCGCGTCGTTGCTGACGGGTCTGCACACCGGTCACGCGCCGGTCAAGTCCAACGCTGACGCCGGCGAAGGCCTGCGGGCCGAGGACATCACAGTGGGCGAAGTGCTCCGCGACGCCGGCTACACCACGGGGCACATCGGCAAGTGGGGACTGGGACCCGACACCGGCGACAACCCGAGCCACCCCAACCGGCAGGGCTTCGACTACTTCTTCGGCTACATCAACCAGACCCACGCGCACGACTACTGGCCGACGTACCTGTGGCGCGACGGTGAGAAGGTGCGCTACCCGGAGAACAAGACAGCCGACGTCACCTACGCGACCGACCTGTTCACCCAGGAAGCGCTCGACTTCATCGACCGCAGCCGGAACGATCCGTTCTTCCTCTATCTGGGCTACACCACCCCGCACGCCCCGAACGAGATCCCGAGCGACGCGCCGTACAGCGACGAGGACTGGCCCCAGGGCGAGCGCAACCACGCCGCGCAGATCACCCGCGTCGACGCCGAGATCGGCCGTGTCCTGTCCCGGCTCGACGAACTCGGCCTGCGGGACGACACCCTGGTCCTGGTGGCCAGCGACAACGGGCCGCACAAGGCGGGGAAGAACTTCGAGCACGTCGGCAGCACCCTGCCGCACGACCCGGAGTTCTTCGACAGCAACGGTTCCCTGCGGGACATCAAGTTCACCGTGTACGAGGGAGGCATCCGGGTGCCGCTGATCGTCCGGCTGCCGGAGAGCCTGCGGGCCGCCGGCGGGATCGCACCCGGCTCCGAGGTGCACGACCCGGTGGCGGTCTGGGACTTCCTCCCGACGTTCGCCGAGGCCGCCGGCGCGCGTACACCGCCCGGACTCGACGGTGTGTCCTTCGTTCCCGCGCTGACCGGTGGCGAGCAGCCGGAGCACGAGTACCTCTACTGGGAGCAGGAAGGCAAGGACCAGGCGGTGCGTTTCGGCAACTGGAAGGGCGTGCGCCTGGAGAACCGCCCCGTCGAGCTGTACCACCTGAACCAGGACGTCGGCGAGCGCGACGACCTCGCCGCTCGACACCCGGCGCTCGTCCGCAAGGTCGAGCGACTGCTCGCCGGCGCCGTGCGGGAGAGCTGA
- a CDS encoding sulfatase, translating to MRNRQLRRLGLLALPAVLALTSVGVPSAAQERPAGPARSDTARPNIVFVLGDDFGWTDLSSPLTNQGNANDFYETPTLERIAREGTAFDNAYASPNCAPTRAALLTGLYAPRPTNNIYLVDDLNRGGDDTLLVGPPQGLPDQDVALPAEAVTVGERLQGAGYTTGYLGKFHVAATPTDITTVHGFDENIGGTHAGAPGAYHAQNGTFVSQIGPELDAFAADYTQQYVDDNIKPYAHTTDPAALDALVGTDKHVSDALADATIDFVDRNKDDPFFAFLSTYAVHTPVGAKQARADLLAKYRAKTPGTGPSNPAYGALVEGLDQSVARVIEHLETTADPRRPGRKLADNTIVVFTGDNGGVGQFTDNGPLRGEKGELREGGLRVPLIAWSANPALVDGNTVNHTPVYSADLHTTFASLAGARTPAGQPLDGVDLSGLFADASKQLDRDALYWHLPGYLIDASRDQHPQSVIRSGRWKLLYNYEDRTWELYDLVADIGESDNRAAREPQVVHRLGHKLIRWLDKLDAPLATLRDGHAPLSFTVSGDVYADGHTSHHRNETLVVEPGEEVPVVLTGPAAR from the coding sequence GTGAGAAACAGACAGCTCAGGCGACTGGGCCTGCTCGCGCTCCCGGCGGTACTCGCCCTCACATCCGTCGGCGTTCCGTCCGCCGCCCAGGAGAGGCCGGCCGGACCCGCCCGTTCCGACACCGCGCGTCCGAACATCGTTTTCGTGCTGGGCGACGACTTCGGGTGGACGGACCTCAGCAGTCCGCTGACCAACCAGGGCAACGCGAACGACTTCTACGAGACGCCGACCCTGGAGCGGATCGCCCGGGAGGGGACGGCGTTCGACAACGCGTACGCGTCCCCCAACTGCGCGCCGACGCGGGCCGCCCTGCTCACCGGGCTGTACGCCCCGCGGCCCACCAACAACATCTACCTGGTCGACGACCTCAACCGCGGTGGTGACGACACCCTCCTGGTCGGGCCCCCACAGGGACTGCCCGACCAAGACGTCGCGCTGCCCGCGGAGGCGGTCACGGTCGGCGAGCGGCTGCAGGGCGCCGGCTACACCACGGGATACCTCGGCAAGTTCCACGTGGCGGCGACGCCGACCGACATCACCACGGTGCACGGCTTCGACGAGAACATCGGCGGTACGCACGCCGGCGCTCCCGGCGCATACCACGCGCAGAACGGCACCTTCGTGTCGCAGATCGGCCCGGAGCTGGACGCCTTCGCCGCCGACTACACCCAGCAGTACGTCGACGACAACATCAAGCCCTACGCCCACACCACCGACCCTGCCGCACTCGATGCCCTCGTCGGCACCGACAAGCATGTATCGGACGCGCTGGCGGACGCCACGATCGACTTCGTGGACCGCAACAAGGACGATCCGTTCTTCGCGTTCCTGAGCACCTATGCCGTCCACACACCGGTCGGAGCCAAACAGGCACGCGCGGACCTCCTCGCCAAGTACCGGGCGAAGACGCCGGGAACGGGTCCCTCCAACCCCGCCTACGGCGCTCTGGTCGAGGGACTCGACCAGAGCGTGGCCCGCGTGATCGAGCACCTGGAGACCACCGCCGACCCACGTCGCCCGGGCCGCAAACTGGCCGACAACACCATTGTCGTCTTCACCGGGGACAACGGCGGGGTCGGCCAGTTCACCGACAACGGGCCGCTTCGCGGGGAAAAGGGCGAGCTGCGCGAAGGCGGGTTGCGCGTGCCGCTCATCGCCTGGAGTGCCAACCCCGCACTGGTGGACGGCAACACCGTCAACCACACCCCCGTGTACAGCGCGGACCTCCACACCACCTTCGCCTCCCTCGCGGGCGCCAGGACACCGGCCGGCCAGCCTCTCGACGGCGTCGACCTGAGCGGCCTGTTCGCCGACGCCTCGAAGCAGCTCGACCGGGACGCTCTCTACTGGCACCTCCCCGGCTACCTCATCGACGCCTCCCGCGACCAGCACCCGCAGTCGGTGATCCGGTCCGGCCGCTGGAAGCTGCTGTACAACTACGAGGACCGCACCTGGGAGCTGTACGACCTGGTCGCCGACATCGGCGAGAGCGACAACCGGGCCGCGCGGGAACCTCAGGTCGTTCACCGTCTGGGACACAAGCTGATCCGCTGGCTCGACAAGCTCGACGCCCCCCTGGCAACCCTCCGCGACGGCCACGCCCCGCTGTCCTTCACTGTCTCCGGCGACGTCTACGCCGACGGCCACACCTCCCACCACCGGAACGAAACCCTGGTCGTCGAACCCGGCGAGGAGGTGCCGGTGGTGCTCACCGGTCCCGCGGCCCGGTAG